A stretch of Gouania willdenowi chromosome 21, fGouWil2.1, whole genome shotgun sequence DNA encodes these proteins:
- the ift88 gene encoding intraflagellar transport protein 88 homolog isoform X3 has protein sequence MENVHLAVEEDDLYSGYNDYNPTFDSEELENDVGFQQAVRTSYGRRPPVTAKFPGTAIGARPLASSFGPRMASSMGRPMTGTVQDGAARPMTAVRAAGYTSSLTRGMTFDPLGQSRGPAPPLEAKNENTPEEKIKILEKKVNDLVKESCIAHSMGSSELALEKAKEAGRKDRALVKQKELSGKPEQINLDTRYSVLLNLANQYANNEMFQEALNTYQLILNNKMFTNAGCLKVNMGNIYLKLKNYPKALKYYRMALDQISDEHKEMRTKIMQNIGMVFVCMGQYTDAITSFEQIMSNSPNIKAGYNLTLCYYAIGDRERMKKAFQELISVPLCIDDEDKYIPSNDDPTSNLITEAIKNDKLHQMERDRKSMAEKFIMTTAKLIAPAIETSFATGFDWCVEMVKSSQYVELANDLEINKAITFLRQKDINQVEAVKTLKTFEKKDTRVKSTAATNLSFIYFLEKDFDQADRFADLAMNADRYNPAALTNKGNIVFVKQEYEKAAEFFKEALRNDSMCTEALYNLGLTYKRMNHVEEGLDCFIKLHNILRNSTQVMYQVASLYELKENYPEAIEWLMKVISVTPTDPHVLAKLGQLFDIDGDKSQAFQYYSESFRYLPSNITVIEWLGAHYIETQFCEKAIQYFERATLIQPNQVKWQLMVASCYRRSGNYQKALETYKDIHHKFPENIECLRFLVRLCTDMGLKEVQEYATKLKKVEKMKEIKEQKAKLGREGSSRGRKEGRDGSAGSTGTADGFKTDSGRSSSSSSTKGERLISKMRSYPVSNEPYEGSNSKELDASYVDPLGPQAERPRTGATKRIEDDEFGDDELGDDLLPE, from the exons atGGAGAATGTTCACCTGGCTGTGGAGGAAGACGATCTGTACTCTGGATACAACGACTACAACCCCACATTTGACTCGGAG GAGCTGGAAAATGACGTTGGCTTCCAGCAAGCAGTACGGACAAGTTATGGAAGGAGGCCtcca GTGACTGCCAAATTTCCTGGCACTGCCATTGGAGCTCGGCCATTAGCCTCTTCTTTCGGA CCACGGATGGCATCATCGATGGGCAGACCAATGACTGGAACTGTGCAG GACGGAGCAGCCCGACCTATGACTGCAGTCAGAGCAGCAGGTTACACCTCATCTTTGACAAGAG GGATGACTTTTGATCCCCTGGGTCAGTCCAGAGGTCCTGCACCTCCACTTGAAGCAAAGAATGAGAACAC GCCTGAGGAGAAGATCAAGATCCTGGAAAAGAAAGTGAATGACCTGGTAAAAGAAAGCTGCATCGCACACAGCATGGGATCCTCAGAACTG GCTCTTGAGAAAGCTAAAGAGGCTGGAAGGAAGGATAGAGCTTTGGTCAAACAGAAGGAGCTGTCCGGCAAACCTGAGCAAATCAATTTAGACACGAGATACTCT GTTTTGCTCAATCTTGCAAACCAGTATGCAAACAATGAAATGTTCCAAGAAGCTCTGAACACCTACCAGCTAATCTTAAATAATAAGATGTTTACCAATGCAG GATGTCTCAAAGTCAACATGGGAAACATTTACTTAAAGCTGAAAAATTACCCCAAAGCTCTAAAGTATTATCGCATGGCCCTCGATCAGATCTCAGATGAACACAAGGAGATGAGGACAAAGATTATGCAGAACATTGGCATGGTCTTTGTTTGTATGGGCCAATACACAGATGCCATAACCTCATTTGAGCAAATCATGAGCAACAGTCCCAACATTAAGGCAGGCTACAACCTCACCCTTTGCTACTACGCCATCGGAGACAGAGAGAGGATGAAGAAGGCTTTTCAGGAACTGATCTCTGTTCCTCTATGTATCGACGATGAAGACAAGTACATCCCATCTAAC GATGACCCTACCTCTAATTTAATCACTGAGGCCATTAAGAATGATAAGCTCCACCAGATGGAAAGAGATCG AAAATCAATGGCTGAGAAGTTCATAATGACCACTGCCAAGCTCATTGCTCCAGCCATCGAGACATCTTTCGCCACTGGATTTGACTG GTGTGTGGAAATGGTGAAGAGCTCACAGTATGTTGAGTTAGCCAACGATCTGGAGATCAACAAAGCCATAACATTCCTTAGACAGAAGGACATCAACCAG GTTGAG GCAGTGAAGACGTTGAAGACATTTGAGAAGAAGGACACCAGAGTGAAGAGCACTGCTGCCACCAAcctatcttttatttattttctg GAAAAAGACTTTGACCAGGCTGATCGATTTGCTGACCTGGCTATGAACGCTGATCGCTACAACCCGGCAGCACTCACCAACAAAGGCAACATCGTGTTTGTAAAACAGGAGTATGAGAAGGCAGCAGAGTTCTTCAAAGAAGCTCTGAGAAATGACTCAATGTGCACCGAGGCCCTGTACAATCTGG GTTTGACTTACAAAAGAATGAATCATGTGGAGGAGGGTTTGGACTGTTTCATCAAACTTCACAATATTCTAAGAAACAGCACTCAAGTCATGTACCAGGTGGCCAGTCT CTATGAGTTGAAGGAGAATTACCCAGAAGCCATTGAGTGGCTGATGAAGGTCATCAGTGTAACCCCCACTGACCCACATGTACTGGCCAAACTGGGGCAGCTGTTTGATATTGATGGAGACAAGTCTCAAGCTTTCCAGTACTACTCTGAG TCCTTTAGATATCTTCCCTCTAATATCACTGTGATTGAGTGGCTTGGAGCTCACTACATTGAGACACAATTCTGCGAGAAGGCCATTCAATACTTTGAACGAGCTACACTCATCCA ACCCAATCAGGTGAAGTGGCAGCTTATGGTGGCAAGTTGTTACAGAAGAAGTG GAAACTACCAGAAAGCTCTGGAAACGTACAAAGACATTCACCACAAGTTTCCTGAAAACATAGAAT GCCTGCGATTTCTGGTGCGGCTGTGCACAGACATGGGACTGAAAGAAGTCCAAGAGTATGCCACAAAACTGAAGAAGGTAGAAAAGATGAAGGAGATCAAAGAGCAG AAGGCCAAGTTAGGAAGAGAGGGAAGCTCAAGAGGTCGAAAGGAAGGCCGCGATGGCAGCGCGGGGAGCACGG GCACAGCAGATGGTTTTAAAACAG ACAGCGgtcgcagcagcagcagcagcagcactaaaGGAGAGCGGCTGATCTCTAAAATGAGATCATATCCAGTATCTAATGAACCATACGAAGGCAGCAACTCCAAAGAACTTG ATGCCTCCTATGTGGACCCACTGGGCCCTCAGGCCGAAAGGCCAAGGACCGGAGCCACCAAACGCATCGAGGATGACGAGTTTGGTGATGACGAACTGGGAGACGACCTCCTGCCTGAGTGA
- the ift88 gene encoding intraflagellar transport protein 88 homolog isoform X1, with protein MENVHLAVEEDDLYSGYNDYNPTFDSEELENDVGFQQAVRTSYGRRPPVTAKFPGTAIGARPLASSFGPRMASSMGRPMTGTVQDGAARPMTAVRAAGYTSSLTRGVYGMTFDPLGQSRGPAPPLEAKNENTPEEKIKILEKKVNDLVKESCIAHSMGSSELALEKAKEAGRKDRALVKQKELSGKPEQINLDTRYSVLLNLANQYANNEMFQEALNTYQLILNNKMFTNAGCLKVNMGNIYLKLKNYPKALKYYRMALDQISDEHKEMRTKIMQNIGMVFVCMGQYTDAITSFEQIMSNSPNIKAGYNLTLCYYAIGDRERMKKAFQELISVPLCIDDEDKYIPSNDDPTSNLITEAIKNDKLHQMERDRKSMAEKFIMTTAKLIAPAIETSFATGFDWCVEMVKSSQYVELANDLEINKAITFLRQKDINQVEAVKTLKTFEKKDTRVKSTAATNLSFIYFLEKDFDQADRFADLAMNADRYNPAALTNKGNIVFVKQEYEKAAEFFKEALRNDSMCTEALYNLGLTYKRMNHVEEGLDCFIKLHNILRNSTQVMYQVASLYELKENYPEAIEWLMKVISVTPTDPHVLAKLGQLFDIDGDKSQAFQYYSESFRYLPSNITVIEWLGAHYIETQFCEKAIQYFERATLIQPNQVKWQLMVASCYRRSGNYQKALETYKDIHHKFPENIECLRFLVRLCTDMGLKEVQEYATKLKKVEKMKEIKEQKAKLGREGSSRGRKEGRDGSAGSTGTADGFKTDSGRSSSSSSTKGERLISKMRSYPVSNEPYEGSNSKELDASYVDPLGPQAERPRTGATKRIEDDEFGDDELGDDLLPE; from the exons atGGAGAATGTTCACCTGGCTGTGGAGGAAGACGATCTGTACTCTGGATACAACGACTACAACCCCACATTTGACTCGGAG GAGCTGGAAAATGACGTTGGCTTCCAGCAAGCAGTACGGACAAGTTATGGAAGGAGGCCtcca GTGACTGCCAAATTTCCTGGCACTGCCATTGGAGCTCGGCCATTAGCCTCTTCTTTCGGA CCACGGATGGCATCATCGATGGGCAGACCAATGACTGGAACTGTGCAG GACGGAGCAGCCCGACCTATGACTGCAGTCAGAGCAGCAGGTTACACCTCATCTTTGACAAGAGGTGTGTATG GGATGACTTTTGATCCCCTGGGTCAGTCCAGAGGTCCTGCACCTCCACTTGAAGCAAAGAATGAGAACAC GCCTGAGGAGAAGATCAAGATCCTGGAAAAGAAAGTGAATGACCTGGTAAAAGAAAGCTGCATCGCACACAGCATGGGATCCTCAGAACTG GCTCTTGAGAAAGCTAAAGAGGCTGGAAGGAAGGATAGAGCTTTGGTCAAACAGAAGGAGCTGTCCGGCAAACCTGAGCAAATCAATTTAGACACGAGATACTCT GTTTTGCTCAATCTTGCAAACCAGTATGCAAACAATGAAATGTTCCAAGAAGCTCTGAACACCTACCAGCTAATCTTAAATAATAAGATGTTTACCAATGCAG GATGTCTCAAAGTCAACATGGGAAACATTTACTTAAAGCTGAAAAATTACCCCAAAGCTCTAAAGTATTATCGCATGGCCCTCGATCAGATCTCAGATGAACACAAGGAGATGAGGACAAAGATTATGCAGAACATTGGCATGGTCTTTGTTTGTATGGGCCAATACACAGATGCCATAACCTCATTTGAGCAAATCATGAGCAACAGTCCCAACATTAAGGCAGGCTACAACCTCACCCTTTGCTACTACGCCATCGGAGACAGAGAGAGGATGAAGAAGGCTTTTCAGGAACTGATCTCTGTTCCTCTATGTATCGACGATGAAGACAAGTACATCCCATCTAAC GATGACCCTACCTCTAATTTAATCACTGAGGCCATTAAGAATGATAAGCTCCACCAGATGGAAAGAGATCG AAAATCAATGGCTGAGAAGTTCATAATGACCACTGCCAAGCTCATTGCTCCAGCCATCGAGACATCTTTCGCCACTGGATTTGACTG GTGTGTGGAAATGGTGAAGAGCTCACAGTATGTTGAGTTAGCCAACGATCTGGAGATCAACAAAGCCATAACATTCCTTAGACAGAAGGACATCAACCAG GTTGAG GCAGTGAAGACGTTGAAGACATTTGAGAAGAAGGACACCAGAGTGAAGAGCACTGCTGCCACCAAcctatcttttatttattttctg GAAAAAGACTTTGACCAGGCTGATCGATTTGCTGACCTGGCTATGAACGCTGATCGCTACAACCCGGCAGCACTCACCAACAAAGGCAACATCGTGTTTGTAAAACAGGAGTATGAGAAGGCAGCAGAGTTCTTCAAAGAAGCTCTGAGAAATGACTCAATGTGCACCGAGGCCCTGTACAATCTGG GTTTGACTTACAAAAGAATGAATCATGTGGAGGAGGGTTTGGACTGTTTCATCAAACTTCACAATATTCTAAGAAACAGCACTCAAGTCATGTACCAGGTGGCCAGTCT CTATGAGTTGAAGGAGAATTACCCAGAAGCCATTGAGTGGCTGATGAAGGTCATCAGTGTAACCCCCACTGACCCACATGTACTGGCCAAACTGGGGCAGCTGTTTGATATTGATGGAGACAAGTCTCAAGCTTTCCAGTACTACTCTGAG TCCTTTAGATATCTTCCCTCTAATATCACTGTGATTGAGTGGCTTGGAGCTCACTACATTGAGACACAATTCTGCGAGAAGGCCATTCAATACTTTGAACGAGCTACACTCATCCA ACCCAATCAGGTGAAGTGGCAGCTTATGGTGGCAAGTTGTTACAGAAGAAGTG GAAACTACCAGAAAGCTCTGGAAACGTACAAAGACATTCACCACAAGTTTCCTGAAAACATAGAAT GCCTGCGATTTCTGGTGCGGCTGTGCACAGACATGGGACTGAAAGAAGTCCAAGAGTATGCCACAAAACTGAAGAAGGTAGAAAAGATGAAGGAGATCAAAGAGCAG AAGGCCAAGTTAGGAAGAGAGGGAAGCTCAAGAGGTCGAAAGGAAGGCCGCGATGGCAGCGCGGGGAGCACGG GCACAGCAGATGGTTTTAAAACAG ACAGCGgtcgcagcagcagcagcagcagcactaaaGGAGAGCGGCTGATCTCTAAAATGAGATCATATCCAGTATCTAATGAACCATACGAAGGCAGCAACTCCAAAGAACTTG ATGCCTCCTATGTGGACCCACTGGGCCCTCAGGCCGAAAGGCCAAGGACCGGAGCCACCAAACGCATCGAGGATGACGAGTTTGGTGATGACGAACTGGGAGACGACCTCCTGCCTGAGTGA
- the ift88 gene encoding intraflagellar transport protein 88 homolog isoform X5 — MENVHLAVEEDDLYSGYNDYNPTFDSEELENDVGFQQAVRTSYGRRPPVTAKFPGTAIGARPLASSFGPRMASSMGRPMTGTVQDGAARPMTAVRAAGYTSSLTRGVYGMTFDPLGQSRGPAPPLEAKNENTPEEKIKILEKKVNDLVKESCIAHSMGSSELALEKAKEAGRKDRALVKQKELSGKPEQINLDTRYSVLLNLANQYANNEMFQEALNTYQLILNNKMFTNAGCLKVNMGNIYLKLKNYPKALKYYRMALDQISDEHKEMRTKIMQNIGMVFVCMGQYTDAITSFEQIMSNSPNIKAGYNLTLCYYAIGDRERMKKAFQELISVPLCIDDEDKYIPSNDDPTSNLITEAIKNDKLHQMERDRKSMAEKFIMTTAKLIAPAIETSFATGFDWCVEMVKSSQYVELANDLEINKAITFLRQKDINQVEAVKTLKTFEKKDTRVKSTAATNLSFIYFLEKDFDQADRFADLAMNADRYNPAALTNKGNIVFVKQEYEKAAEFFKEALRNDSMCTEALYNLGLTYKRMNHVEEGLDCFIKLHNILRNSTQVMYQVASLYELKENYPEAIEWLMKVISVTPTDPHVLAKLGQLFDIDGDKSQAFQYYSESFRYLPSNITVIEWLGAHYIETQFCEKAIQYFERATLIQPNQVKWQLMVASCYRRSGNYQKALETYKDIHHKFPENIECLRFLVRLCTDMGLKEVQEYATKLKKVEKMKEIKEQKAKLGREGSSRGRKEGRDGSAGSTDSGRSSSSSSTKGERLISKMRSYPVSNEPYEGSNSKELDASYVDPLGPQAERPRTGATKRIEDDEFGDDELGDDLLPE; from the exons atGGAGAATGTTCACCTGGCTGTGGAGGAAGACGATCTGTACTCTGGATACAACGACTACAACCCCACATTTGACTCGGAG GAGCTGGAAAATGACGTTGGCTTCCAGCAAGCAGTACGGACAAGTTATGGAAGGAGGCCtcca GTGACTGCCAAATTTCCTGGCACTGCCATTGGAGCTCGGCCATTAGCCTCTTCTTTCGGA CCACGGATGGCATCATCGATGGGCAGACCAATGACTGGAACTGTGCAG GACGGAGCAGCCCGACCTATGACTGCAGTCAGAGCAGCAGGTTACACCTCATCTTTGACAAGAGGTGTGTATG GGATGACTTTTGATCCCCTGGGTCAGTCCAGAGGTCCTGCACCTCCACTTGAAGCAAAGAATGAGAACAC GCCTGAGGAGAAGATCAAGATCCTGGAAAAGAAAGTGAATGACCTGGTAAAAGAAAGCTGCATCGCACACAGCATGGGATCCTCAGAACTG GCTCTTGAGAAAGCTAAAGAGGCTGGAAGGAAGGATAGAGCTTTGGTCAAACAGAAGGAGCTGTCCGGCAAACCTGAGCAAATCAATTTAGACACGAGATACTCT GTTTTGCTCAATCTTGCAAACCAGTATGCAAACAATGAAATGTTCCAAGAAGCTCTGAACACCTACCAGCTAATCTTAAATAATAAGATGTTTACCAATGCAG GATGTCTCAAAGTCAACATGGGAAACATTTACTTAAAGCTGAAAAATTACCCCAAAGCTCTAAAGTATTATCGCATGGCCCTCGATCAGATCTCAGATGAACACAAGGAGATGAGGACAAAGATTATGCAGAACATTGGCATGGTCTTTGTTTGTATGGGCCAATACACAGATGCCATAACCTCATTTGAGCAAATCATGAGCAACAGTCCCAACATTAAGGCAGGCTACAACCTCACCCTTTGCTACTACGCCATCGGAGACAGAGAGAGGATGAAGAAGGCTTTTCAGGAACTGATCTCTGTTCCTCTATGTATCGACGATGAAGACAAGTACATCCCATCTAAC GATGACCCTACCTCTAATTTAATCACTGAGGCCATTAAGAATGATAAGCTCCACCAGATGGAAAGAGATCG AAAATCAATGGCTGAGAAGTTCATAATGACCACTGCCAAGCTCATTGCTCCAGCCATCGAGACATCTTTCGCCACTGGATTTGACTG GTGTGTGGAAATGGTGAAGAGCTCACAGTATGTTGAGTTAGCCAACGATCTGGAGATCAACAAAGCCATAACATTCCTTAGACAGAAGGACATCAACCAG GTTGAG GCAGTGAAGACGTTGAAGACATTTGAGAAGAAGGACACCAGAGTGAAGAGCACTGCTGCCACCAAcctatcttttatttattttctg GAAAAAGACTTTGACCAGGCTGATCGATTTGCTGACCTGGCTATGAACGCTGATCGCTACAACCCGGCAGCACTCACCAACAAAGGCAACATCGTGTTTGTAAAACAGGAGTATGAGAAGGCAGCAGAGTTCTTCAAAGAAGCTCTGAGAAATGACTCAATGTGCACCGAGGCCCTGTACAATCTGG GTTTGACTTACAAAAGAATGAATCATGTGGAGGAGGGTTTGGACTGTTTCATCAAACTTCACAATATTCTAAGAAACAGCACTCAAGTCATGTACCAGGTGGCCAGTCT CTATGAGTTGAAGGAGAATTACCCAGAAGCCATTGAGTGGCTGATGAAGGTCATCAGTGTAACCCCCACTGACCCACATGTACTGGCCAAACTGGGGCAGCTGTTTGATATTGATGGAGACAAGTCTCAAGCTTTCCAGTACTACTCTGAG TCCTTTAGATATCTTCCCTCTAATATCACTGTGATTGAGTGGCTTGGAGCTCACTACATTGAGACACAATTCTGCGAGAAGGCCATTCAATACTTTGAACGAGCTACACTCATCCA ACCCAATCAGGTGAAGTGGCAGCTTATGGTGGCAAGTTGTTACAGAAGAAGTG GAAACTACCAGAAAGCTCTGGAAACGTACAAAGACATTCACCACAAGTTTCCTGAAAACATAGAAT GCCTGCGATTTCTGGTGCGGCTGTGCACAGACATGGGACTGAAAGAAGTCCAAGAGTATGCCACAAAACTGAAGAAGGTAGAAAAGATGAAGGAGATCAAAGAGCAG AAGGCCAAGTTAGGAAGAGAGGGAAGCTCAAGAGGTCGAAAGGAAGGCCGCGATGGCAGCGCGGGGAGCACGG ACAGCGgtcgcagcagcagcagcagcagcactaaaGGAGAGCGGCTGATCTCTAAAATGAGATCATATCCAGTATCTAATGAACCATACGAAGGCAGCAACTCCAAAGAACTTG ATGCCTCCTATGTGGACCCACTGGGCCCTCAGGCCGAAAGGCCAAGGACCGGAGCCACCAAACGCATCGAGGATGACGAGTTTGGTGATGACGAACTGGGAGACGACCTCCTGCCTGAGTGA
- the ift88 gene encoding intraflagellar transport protein 88 homolog isoform X2, translating to MENVHLAVEEDDLYSGYNDYNPTFDSEELENDVGFQQAVRTSYGRRPPVTAKFPGTAIGARPLASSFGPRMASSMGRPMTGTVQDGAARPMTAVRAAGYTSSLTRGVYGMTFDPLGQSRGPAPPLEAKNENTPEEKIKILEKKVNDLVKESCIAHSMGSSELALEKAKEAGRKDRALVKQKELSGKPEQINLDTRYSVLLNLANQYANNEMFQEALNTYQLILNNKMFTNAGCLKVNMGNIYLKLKNYPKALKYYRMALDQISDEHKEMRTKIMQNIGMVFVCMGQYTDAITSFEQIMSNSPNIKAGYNLTLCYYAIGDRERMKKAFQELISVPLCIDDEDKYIPSNDDPTSNLITEAIKNDKLHQMERDRKSMAEKFIMTTAKLIAPAIETSFATGFDWCVEMVKSSQYVELANDLEINKAITFLRQKDINQAVKTLKTFEKKDTRVKSTAATNLSFIYFLEKDFDQADRFADLAMNADRYNPAALTNKGNIVFVKQEYEKAAEFFKEALRNDSMCTEALYNLGLTYKRMNHVEEGLDCFIKLHNILRNSTQVMYQVASLYELKENYPEAIEWLMKVISVTPTDPHVLAKLGQLFDIDGDKSQAFQYYSESFRYLPSNITVIEWLGAHYIETQFCEKAIQYFERATLIQPNQVKWQLMVASCYRRSGNYQKALETYKDIHHKFPENIECLRFLVRLCTDMGLKEVQEYATKLKKVEKMKEIKEQKAKLGREGSSRGRKEGRDGSAGSTGTADGFKTDSGRSSSSSSTKGERLISKMRSYPVSNEPYEGSNSKELDASYVDPLGPQAERPRTGATKRIEDDEFGDDELGDDLLPE from the exons atGGAGAATGTTCACCTGGCTGTGGAGGAAGACGATCTGTACTCTGGATACAACGACTACAACCCCACATTTGACTCGGAG GAGCTGGAAAATGACGTTGGCTTCCAGCAAGCAGTACGGACAAGTTATGGAAGGAGGCCtcca GTGACTGCCAAATTTCCTGGCACTGCCATTGGAGCTCGGCCATTAGCCTCTTCTTTCGGA CCACGGATGGCATCATCGATGGGCAGACCAATGACTGGAACTGTGCAG GACGGAGCAGCCCGACCTATGACTGCAGTCAGAGCAGCAGGTTACACCTCATCTTTGACAAGAGGTGTGTATG GGATGACTTTTGATCCCCTGGGTCAGTCCAGAGGTCCTGCACCTCCACTTGAAGCAAAGAATGAGAACAC GCCTGAGGAGAAGATCAAGATCCTGGAAAAGAAAGTGAATGACCTGGTAAAAGAAAGCTGCATCGCACACAGCATGGGATCCTCAGAACTG GCTCTTGAGAAAGCTAAAGAGGCTGGAAGGAAGGATAGAGCTTTGGTCAAACAGAAGGAGCTGTCCGGCAAACCTGAGCAAATCAATTTAGACACGAGATACTCT GTTTTGCTCAATCTTGCAAACCAGTATGCAAACAATGAAATGTTCCAAGAAGCTCTGAACACCTACCAGCTAATCTTAAATAATAAGATGTTTACCAATGCAG GATGTCTCAAAGTCAACATGGGAAACATTTACTTAAAGCTGAAAAATTACCCCAAAGCTCTAAAGTATTATCGCATGGCCCTCGATCAGATCTCAGATGAACACAAGGAGATGAGGACAAAGATTATGCAGAACATTGGCATGGTCTTTGTTTGTATGGGCCAATACACAGATGCCATAACCTCATTTGAGCAAATCATGAGCAACAGTCCCAACATTAAGGCAGGCTACAACCTCACCCTTTGCTACTACGCCATCGGAGACAGAGAGAGGATGAAGAAGGCTTTTCAGGAACTGATCTCTGTTCCTCTATGTATCGACGATGAAGACAAGTACATCCCATCTAAC GATGACCCTACCTCTAATTTAATCACTGAGGCCATTAAGAATGATAAGCTCCACCAGATGGAAAGAGATCG AAAATCAATGGCTGAGAAGTTCATAATGACCACTGCCAAGCTCATTGCTCCAGCCATCGAGACATCTTTCGCCACTGGATTTGACTG GTGTGTGGAAATGGTGAAGAGCTCACAGTATGTTGAGTTAGCCAACGATCTGGAGATCAACAAAGCCATAACATTCCTTAGACAGAAGGACATCAACCAG GCAGTGAAGACGTTGAAGACATTTGAGAAGAAGGACACCAGAGTGAAGAGCACTGCTGCCACCAAcctatcttttatttattttctg GAAAAAGACTTTGACCAGGCTGATCGATTTGCTGACCTGGCTATGAACGCTGATCGCTACAACCCGGCAGCACTCACCAACAAAGGCAACATCGTGTTTGTAAAACAGGAGTATGAGAAGGCAGCAGAGTTCTTCAAAGAAGCTCTGAGAAATGACTCAATGTGCACCGAGGCCCTGTACAATCTGG GTTTGACTTACAAAAGAATGAATCATGTGGAGGAGGGTTTGGACTGTTTCATCAAACTTCACAATATTCTAAGAAACAGCACTCAAGTCATGTACCAGGTGGCCAGTCT CTATGAGTTGAAGGAGAATTACCCAGAAGCCATTGAGTGGCTGATGAAGGTCATCAGTGTAACCCCCACTGACCCACATGTACTGGCCAAACTGGGGCAGCTGTTTGATATTGATGGAGACAAGTCTCAAGCTTTCCAGTACTACTCTGAG TCCTTTAGATATCTTCCCTCTAATATCACTGTGATTGAGTGGCTTGGAGCTCACTACATTGAGACACAATTCTGCGAGAAGGCCATTCAATACTTTGAACGAGCTACACTCATCCA ACCCAATCAGGTGAAGTGGCAGCTTATGGTGGCAAGTTGTTACAGAAGAAGTG GAAACTACCAGAAAGCTCTGGAAACGTACAAAGACATTCACCACAAGTTTCCTGAAAACATAGAAT GCCTGCGATTTCTGGTGCGGCTGTGCACAGACATGGGACTGAAAGAAGTCCAAGAGTATGCCACAAAACTGAAGAAGGTAGAAAAGATGAAGGAGATCAAAGAGCAG AAGGCCAAGTTAGGAAGAGAGGGAAGCTCAAGAGGTCGAAAGGAAGGCCGCGATGGCAGCGCGGGGAGCACGG GCACAGCAGATGGTTTTAAAACAG ACAGCGgtcgcagcagcagcagcagcagcactaaaGGAGAGCGGCTGATCTCTAAAATGAGATCATATCCAGTATCTAATGAACCATACGAAGGCAGCAACTCCAAAGAACTTG ATGCCTCCTATGTGGACCCACTGGGCCCTCAGGCCGAAAGGCCAAGGACCGGAGCCACCAAACGCATCGAGGATGACGAGTTTGGTGATGACGAACTGGGAGACGACCTCCTGCCTGAGTGA